TGCGGACGAAGTAGAGGCCGGTGATGCGGGTCTCCTCGACGCGGACGGCGATGACTCCGTCGAGCACTCCGTCCACGTGGACGGCCAGGGCCGGGGTGCCGTTGACCATGGTCGGAGTGAAGGAGAGACCGATCCCGGCCTTCCCGGCCTTGCCCGTCATACCGGTGAACAGGCGGGCCACATGGAGGGCGCCCACGACCGGCCGCAGTGCGGCGTGCTTGATGCCGCCCCCGTCGCCCATGTAGACGACCTCGGGGGCGAGCACGTCGAGGAGGCCCTGCAGGTCCCCGGTTTCGAACGCCCGCTGGAACAGCTCGACGGCCACCCGTGCCTCGCTCGGGGAGACCGCCCGGCGGGGGCGGCGCGCGTCGACGTGCTTGCGGGACCGGTGGGCGATCTGCCGGACGGCCGCCGGCGTCTTGTCGACGGCGGTGGCGATCTCCTCGTAGTCGAGGCCGAACACCTCGCGGAGCACGAAGACGGCCCGCTCGGTCGGCCCGAGCGTCTCCAGGACCAGCATCATCGCCATCGACATGCTCTCGGCCAGTTCCACGTCCTCGGCCACGTCCGGCGTGGTGAGCAGCGGTTCCGGCAGCCACTGGCCGACGTAGGCCTCCTTGCGGCGGCTCATGGTGCGCAGCCGGTTCAGCGCCTGGCGGGTGGTGATCCGCACCAGGTAGGCGCGCTGGTCGCCGACCGTGTCCAGGTCGACGCCCGCCCAGCGCAGCCAGGTCTCCTGCAGCACGTCCTCGGCGTCGGCCGCCGAGCCGAGCATCTCGTAGGCGACGGTGAAGAGCAGGTTGCGGTGGGCGACGAAGGTGTCGGTCGCCGTATCGGGGGTCTGCAAGGGGGGTATGTCCACAGCTGGTTATCTTCCCGTCAAGTTCCGCCGGTCCACCGGCGGTTCGGATCGGTTCATGATCGACTCACGGCTCGACCCATGATCAACGCATAGGCCGGTCGACTCAAGCGTTCCGTCCGGCCGCGGTGTCCGTCTCCTTCGTTTCGCGGTTTCGGACACAAGACCCCCGACGGTCATGAGGGGTTGTACGCGCACTGCGCTTTCCGTCGTCCCGGCGACACGGGCCGCAGCGGTCAGCCGATCTTCCCGGGAGCGGCGGCCGTGGCCCGCAGCAGGTCCTCCAGGAGCGCGAAGTCGATCTTCTCCGGCTTGCGGAACCGCAGGCAGGCCTTGCCCATGTCGTGGTCCGCGAGCCGCTCCGCGAAGGCCTCGCGGACCTCGTC
This genomic interval from Streptomyces sp. NBC_00193 contains the following:
- a CDS encoding RNA polymerase sigma-70 factor, which translates into the protein MDIPPLQTPDTATDTFVAHRNLLFTVAYEMLGSAADAEDVLQETWLRWAGVDLDTVGDQRAYLVRITTRQALNRLRTMSRRKEAYVGQWLPEPLLTTPDVAEDVELAESMSMAMMLVLETLGPTERAVFVLREVFGLDYEEIATAVDKTPAAVRQIAHRSRKHVDARRPRRAVSPSEARVAVELFQRAFETGDLQGLLDVLAPEVVYMGDGGGIKHAALRPVVGALHVARLFTGMTGKAGKAGIGLSFTPTMVNGTPALAVHVDGVLDGVIAVRVEETRITGLYFVRNPEKLSHVDTETTPTLR